GTACGCGAGATATTGCCGCCAAAGCGGTTAATCTGCGCTGCGAGATATTCGCGCTCGAACACTTCGCGGGCCTCACGCAGCGGCAGGCCCATCAGATGCTCGCCGCCATTGCCGTTGGGCAGGGTGGGCACCAGCGCACCCACGTCCGGCGGCAGCATGGAGGCGGTCACCTCCGCATCCGGATCGCCGCCGGCGAGAATCAGCAGGCGCTCCACATTGTTGCGCAGCTGCCGCACGTTGCCCGGCCAGTCATGGGACTGGAGCACGGCCATGGCATCCTCGCCCACCTTGCGGCGCTGAAGGCCCGTCGTCTGAGAGATGAGGTCGATGAAGAAATCCACGAGATCGGGGATGTCCTCCCGCCGCTCGGCCAGCGGCGGCACGCGGATCGGCACCACCGAAAGGCGGTGGTAGAGATCCTCGCGGAAACGCCCGGCGGCGATCTCTTCCTCCAGGTGACGCCCGGTGGAGGAGATGATGCGCACGTCCACGCGCACCTTCTCGCTGCTGCCGATGCGGCTGAAGGTCTGCTCCACCAGCACCCGCAGCACCCGGTTCTGGGTCTCGCGCGGCATGTCGGCGATCTCGTCGAGGAACAGAGTGCCGCCGTGCGCCTCTTCCAGCGCGCCGCGATGGCGCTCGCGCCCTTCCCCCTCCTCCACGCCGAACAGCTCATATTCGAGGCGCTCGGGGGTGATGGCGGCGGCGTTGATGACCACGAACGGCCCCTGCGCGCGGGCGGAGGCCGCATGGATCATGCGCGCGGTCA
The Azorhizobium caulinodans ORS 571 genome window above contains:
- a CDS encoding sigma-54-dependent transcriptional regulator is translated as MAHDILIVDDEPDISGLVAGILEDEGYSARTARDADGALAEIAARRPNLIFLDIWLQGSRLDGLELLDIIKREHPEVPVVMISGHGNIETAVAAIKRGAYDFIEKPFNADRLVVITERALETLRLRREVRELKQLTQPHTMVGRSSVIQQLRATVDRVGPTNSRILIVGPSGSGKELTARMIHAASARAQGPFVVINAAAITPERLEYELFGVEEGEGRERHRGALEEAHGGTLFLDEIADMPRETQNRVLRVLVEQTFSRIGSSEKVRVDVRIISSTGRHLEEEIAAGRFREDLYHRLSVVPIRVPPLAERREDIPDLVDFFIDLISQTTGLQRRKVGEDAMAVLQSHDWPGNVRQLRNNVERLLILAGGDPDAEVTASMLPPDVGALVPTLPNGNGGEHLMGLPLREAREVFEREYLAAQINRFGGNISRTAEFVGMERSALHRKLKALGVG